Below is a window of Hydrogenimonas sp. SS33 DNA.
GTGAAGGATTTACCTATAAAGACCTGAAGCCTTTGAGCAAAAAGGGTGACCCTGCGAAAGGGGCTCAGACCTTTATGAATGCAGGCTGTATCGGCTGTCACGGTGTGAAATCGCAAGGCATGCCTGCCCCGATGGATCCCAATGCGGCAGCGGCGAGTTTCGGCGTCAATCCGCCTGACTTGAGCAATGCGGGAGCGGTTTACGACGAAAGATTCCTCGCCGACCTGATCGCCAATCCCGAACATGCCCTGATGGTGGAGCACAAGTTCTCCAAAATGGGACGTGCTTTCCCGATGCCGGCTTTCTATGGAACAGGCGGGGACAAGGAACAGGAGATTGCCGACATTGTCGCCTACCTGAAATCGATTGCCAAAAAGCCGGAGGAAATTACCCCCAAAGAGGCGTTCGAAACGGCGTGCGGACGCTGCCACGCCATGCACTACGACAAATGGACACAGATCGGCGAGCGCCCCAAGTTCAAGCATGAGATCGATGCCATCAAATTCCAAGAAAAAGTGGTCGATTATCAGGACAAACTGACCAAATACCTTGGTAAACTGCCGCCCGATCTGTCCATGTACATCCGCAGCCGCGGCGAGCATTACCTGAGCACCTTCATGGAAAATCCGCAAAACCTGCTTCCCGGTACGGCCATGCCCCGTGTCGGTGTCAACAAAGAGAGTGCGGAAAAGGTCATCGAGTATATGGCCGATGTGGGTGACAGCAAGCGCCACGAGCGCGACAGTGTAGGCAAGATCGTCATGATCTACCTCTTCATCTTCGCATTCCTTGCCTACCTCTGGAAGCAGAGCATCTGGAAAGAGCTCCACTGATTCCGGCAGGAAACGAACGTTAGGGAAGCCGGTTTTCCGGCTTCCGCCCCCCCCCTAAAACCCTCTTTCTCAACCCCATTTCATAAAGTTGCTGTAAAATAAGAGCGAAAATCTCCGATTGGAGGAGCGATGCTCATAGACGGACACGGCCGGAAGGTCAACTATCTGCGAATTTCCGTGACGGAGCGGTGCAATTTCCGCTGCCAGTACTGTATGCCAGAAAAACCCTTCTCCTGGGTACCCAGAGAGAACCTGCTCAGTTTCGAGGAGCTCTTCAGTTTCGTGCGTGTCGCCATCGACGAAGGGGTGGACAAGATCCGCATCACCGGCGGGGAGCCGCTGCTGAGAGAGGACCTGGACCGGTTCGTCGCCATGATCCACGACCACAAACCGGACATCGACCTGGCCCTGACGACCAACGGTTATCTGCTGGCCGATGTGGCCCAACGCCTGAAAGATGCCGGCCTGAAGCGCATCAATGTCTCCATCGACACCCTCAAGCCCCATGTCGCTTACCGCATCGCCCAGAAAGATGTACTGGACAAAGTACTCAAAGGGGTCGAGAAGGCGCTCGATGTCGGCTTGAAGGTCAAGGTCAACATGGTGCCGCTCAAGGGGATCAATGAGGATGAGATTGTCGATGTGATGGAGTACGCCAAAGCCAGAGGCATGACGATCCGCTACATCGAGTATATGGAAAACGTTCATGCCAAAGCAGGACTCAAAGGGCTCAGCGGCAAAGAGATCCTCTCGAAAGTAAAAGAGAAGTACACCATTCGCAAAGTTGGCAGGGAGGGAAGCAGCCCCGCCTTCAACTACCTGACCGGTGACGGCTATAAATTCGGCATCATCGACCCCCACAAACACGACTTCTGCGAAAGCTGCAACCGCATCCGCCTCACCGCCGAAGGCCACCTGATCCCCTGTCTCTACTTCGACGAAGCCATGAGCATCCGCGACGCCGTCAAAGAAGGCGACATCGAAAAAGCGAGCGAAATTTTGCGGGAAGTTTTGCGCAACAAACCCGAAAAGAACCGCTGGAGCGAAGAGGAGGGCGAAGAGTCCGCCCGTGCTTTTTATGAGACGGGGGGGTGATTTTTCGTGATACGAAAAATCGGTTATTGGTTATTGGTCATTGGTCATTGGGACTATGTTGGTGGGCACAATGTCTGTATACGATTGCAACCGGAAAAAACCAATGACCAGTTACCAGTGACCAATGACCCGATAGATCAAAAGGAGAGCTTTTGATCTATCTTGTTGAACACTTCTTCTCCATCCAGGGAGAGGGGCGCTAC
It encodes the following:
- a CDS encoding c-type cytochrome, which produces MKELKILAVVVFFTLLTYWGIEPYAHSVMHKHVESEGFTYKDLKPLSKKGDPAKGAQTFMNAGCIGCHGVKSQGMPAPMDPNAAAASFGVNPPDLSNAGAVYDERFLADLIANPEHALMVEHKFSKMGRAFPMPAFYGTGGDKEQEIADIVAYLKSIAKKPEEITPKEAFETACGRCHAMHYDKWTQIGERPKFKHEIDAIKFQEKVVDYQDKLTKYLGKLPPDLSMYIRSRGEHYLSTFMENPQNLLPGTAMPRVGVNKESAEKVIEYMADVGDSKRHERDSVGKIVMIYLFIFAFLAYLWKQSIWKELH
- the moaA gene encoding GTP 3',8-cyclase MoaA, with amino-acid sequence MLIDGHGRKVNYLRISVTERCNFRCQYCMPEKPFSWVPRENLLSFEELFSFVRVAIDEGVDKIRITGGEPLLREDLDRFVAMIHDHKPDIDLALTTNGYLLADVAQRLKDAGLKRINVSIDTLKPHVAYRIAQKDVLDKVLKGVEKALDVGLKVKVNMVPLKGINEDEIVDVMEYAKARGMTIRYIEYMENVHAKAGLKGLSGKEILSKVKEKYTIRKVGREGSSPAFNYLTGDGYKFGIIDPHKHDFCESCNRIRLTAEGHLIPCLYFDEAMSIRDAVKEGDIEKASEILREVLRNKPEKNRWSEEEGEESARAFYETGG